In a single window of the Papaver somniferum cultivar HN1 chromosome 8, ASM357369v1, whole genome shotgun sequence genome:
- the LOC113304722 gene encoding wall-associated receptor kinase 5-like isoform X2, translating into MKKLVTVVGAASYTFVADHERFTFSASSLMSAPDRDIPIAVDWAIGNMTCEESQKDPTTFACQKNTYCNNSDNNPGYRCTCLEGYRGNPYLSPGCTEVNECEDHNNNPCAGICINTNGSFSCACPKGSHGDGTKNGTRCTRDTEQFPLITVTLGIGLGFLFIIIASSWIHLIYKKRKSLKQREQYFRQNGGSLLKRQLILNEGGVETSKIFTAKELKSATSNYDESLVLGRGGFGTVYKGTLSDGRVVAIKKSKVVDHTQNEQFINEVVILTQVNHRNVVKLLGCCLEVEAPLLVYEYVPNGTLFQHLHSGREVPSISWESRLKIAVETASALTYLHSAASIPIIHRDVKSANILLDENYIAKVADFGASRLIPLDQTELATVVQGTRGYMDPEYFNTSQLTEKSDVYSFGVVLLELLTGKQPLFEERPGELRNLAAYFLSSMGEHRLFQFLEARVVKEATKEQVVAVADLAKRCLNWMGDRRPTMKQVTSELESLRGAENGAWTCQPNHETRLVSPTEPKDLYTAQLLHSSFSVDSGQYSLGAGITQPR; encoded by the exons ATGAAGAAGCTTGTGACGGTGGTGGGTGCTGCCAG TTACACTTTTGTAGCTGATCATGAACGGTTCACGTTCTCTGCATCGAGTCTTATGTCTGCACCGGACAGAGATATTCCTATCGCTGTTGATTGGGCAATAGGGAATATGACATGTGAAGAATCACAAAAAGATCCGACCACTTTCGCATGCCAAAAAAACACTTACTGTAACAATTCAGACAACAATCCCGGGTATCGCTGCACTTGCCTTGAAGGTTACAGGGGAAACCCTTATCTTAGTCCTGGATGCACAG AGGTGAATGAATGTGAGGATCACAACAACAATCCCTGTGCAGGGATATGCATCAATACGAACGGAAGCTTCAGTTGTGCATGTCCAAAGGGCAGTCATGGAGATGGGACGAAAAATGGGACACGCTGCACCAGAGATACTGAACAATTTCCACTGATAACGGTTACTCTTG GTATCGGTTTGGGGTTCTTATTTATAATAATCGCAAGTTCTTGGATACACTTGATctataagaaaagaaaatcactcaAACAGAGAGAACAATACTTTCGGCAAAACGGTGGTTCGCTACTAAAACGGCAATTGATTTTAAATGAAGGTGGCGTAGAAACTTCAAAAATCTTTACAGCGAAAGAGCTTAAATCAGCAACCAGCAATTATGATGAGAGTCTAGTTCTTGGTAGAGGAGGCTTTGGAACTGTTTACAAGGGAACCTTATCTGATGGTCGTGTAGTCGCCATTAAGAAGTCCAAAGTGGTTGACCATACTCAAAATGAACAATTTATAAATGAGGTTGTTATTTTAACTCAGGTAAACCATCGGAACGTGGTAAAGCTCTTGGGGTGTTGTCTAGAAGTCGAAGCTCCCTTGTTGGTTTATGAATACGTTCCTAATGGTACTCTCTTCCAACACCTCCATTCCGGACGTGAAGTGCCTTCTATTTCCTGGGAAAGCCGTTTGAAAATAGCAGTAGAAACTGCCAGTGCGCTTACTTATTTACACTCAGCAGCTTCTATACCGATAATTCATAGAGATGTTAAATCCGCTAACATACTATTAGATGAAAACTACATCGCAAAAGTTGCAGACTTTGGAGCATCAAGATTGATTCCTTTGGACCAAACAGAATTAGCCACGGTAGTACAAGGGACCAGAGGATACATGGATCCAGAGTACTTCAATACAAGCCAACTGACAGAAAAGAGTGATGTCTATAGCTTTGGCGTGGTTCTTCTTGAACTCTTGACAGGAAAACAACCCCTTTTTGAAGAGAGGCCTGGAGAACTAAGAAATCTTGCTGCATACTTTCTTTCTTCAATGGGAGAGCACAGACTGTTCCAATTTCTTGAGGCTCGAGTCGTGAAAGAGGCGACAAAAGAACAAGTTGTTGCTGTGGCCGATCTTGCCAAGAGATGCCTTAACTGGATGGGTGATAGAAGGCCAACAATGAAACAAGTAACATCAGAGCTAGAGAGTTTGAGAGGGGCTGAGAATGGTGCATGGACTTGtcaaccaaatcatgaaacaagaCTAGTCTCACCGACTGAACCAAAAGACCTTTATACGGCTCAACTTCTCCACTCCTCATTTAGTGTTGATTCTGGGCAATATAGTTTGGGTGCAGGTATAACACAGCCTCGATGA
- the LOC113304722 gene encoding wall-associated receptor kinase 5-like isoform X1, which produces MIHIYLSQQNKMQIHILAQIMFQQRLLVIQLSCWLTLVSFIAAFGETKRGDCQSKCGDVSIPYPFGITAGGEDDHDTRGAEGCSIHGVGYGYNVNCNTSYNPPRPFIGTSNNLEILGISETEIHLKTLPDILCYNTSGDLVLNVSSDYMDLFDTSFTFSAIKNRLFSLGCGGLGVTFGYKRPDQIKPTSSSCISWCDSLEDVNEEACDGGGCCQVSIAKGIKQIEADLIWAINTSDTDLFSFNPCSYTFVADHERFTFSASSLMSAPDRDIPIAVDWAIGNMTCEESQKDPTTFACQKNTYCNNSDNNPGYRCTCLEGYRGNPYLSPGCTEVNECEDHNNNPCAGICINTNGSFSCACPKGSHGDGTKNGTRCTRDTEQFPLITVTLGIGLGFLFIIIASSWIHLIYKKRKSLKQREQYFRQNGGSLLKRQLILNEGGVETSKIFTAKELKSATSNYDESLVLGRGGFGTVYKGTLSDGRVVAIKKSKVVDHTQNEQFINEVVILTQVNHRNVVKLLGCCLEVEAPLLVYEYVPNGTLFQHLHSGREVPSISWESRLKIAVETASALTYLHSAASIPIIHRDVKSANILLDENYIAKVADFGASRLIPLDQTELATVVQGTRGYMDPEYFNTSQLTEKSDVYSFGVVLLELLTGKQPLFEERPGELRNLAAYFLSSMGEHRLFQFLEARVVKEATKEQVVAVADLAKRCLNWMGDRRPTMKQVTSELESLRGAENGAWTCQPNHETRLVSPTEPKDLYTAQLLHSSFSVDSGQYSLGAGITQPR; this is translated from the exons ATGATCCATATCTACCTTAGCCAGCAAAATAAAATGCAAATCCATATCCTAGCTCAAATCATGTTTCAACAACGACTGCTGGTGATCCAACTCTCCTGCTGGTTAACGTTAGTATCATTCATTGCTGCATTTGGAGAGACAAAGCGAGGAGATTGCCAATCCAAGTGCGGTGATGTTAGTATTCCTTACCCGTTCGGTATAACTGCCGGAGGTGAGGATGATCATGATACTCGAGGAGCAGAAGGGTGCTCCATTCATGGAGTTGGGTATGGCTATAACGTTAACTGTAATACTTCTTATAACCCTCCAAGGCCCTTTATTGGCACAAGTAATAATCTTGAAATATTGGGTATATCAGAAACCGAAATTCACTTAAAAACCCTTCCAGATATCTTATGTTACAATACGTCTGGTGATCTGGTGTTGAATGTATCGAGTGACTACATGGATTTGTTCGATACCTCGTTTACATTCTCAGCCATAAAGAACAGATTATTCTCTCTTGGGTGTGGAGGTTTAGGGGTTACCTTTGGTTACAAGCGGCCTGATCAGATTAAGCCCACTTCCTCCTCGTGTATTTCATGGTGTGACAGTTTGGAAGACGTGAATGAAGAAGCTTGTGACGGTGGTGGGTGCTGCCAGGTTAGCATCGCCAAGGGAATAAAACAAATTGAGGCTGATTTGATATGGGCAATTAATACTTCTGACACAGACTTATTTTCCTTCAACCCTTGCAGTTACACTTTTGTAGCTGATCATGAACGGTTCACGTTCTCTGCATCGAGTCTTATGTCTGCACCGGACAGAGATATTCCTATCGCTGTTGATTGGGCAATAGGGAATATGACATGTGAAGAATCACAAAAAGATCCGACCACTTTCGCATGCCAAAAAAACACTTACTGTAACAATTCAGACAACAATCCCGGGTATCGCTGCACTTGCCTTGAAGGTTACAGGGGAAACCCTTATCTTAGTCCTGGATGCACAG AGGTGAATGAATGTGAGGATCACAACAACAATCCCTGTGCAGGGATATGCATCAATACGAACGGAAGCTTCAGTTGTGCATGTCCAAAGGGCAGTCATGGAGATGGGACGAAAAATGGGACACGCTGCACCAGAGATACTGAACAATTTCCACTGATAACGGTTACTCTTG GTATCGGTTTGGGGTTCTTATTTATAATAATCGCAAGTTCTTGGATACACTTGATctataagaaaagaaaatcactcaAACAGAGAGAACAATACTTTCGGCAAAACGGTGGTTCGCTACTAAAACGGCAATTGATTTTAAATGAAGGTGGCGTAGAAACTTCAAAAATCTTTACAGCGAAAGAGCTTAAATCAGCAACCAGCAATTATGATGAGAGTCTAGTTCTTGGTAGAGGAGGCTTTGGAACTGTTTACAAGGGAACCTTATCTGATGGTCGTGTAGTCGCCATTAAGAAGTCCAAAGTGGTTGACCATACTCAAAATGAACAATTTATAAATGAGGTTGTTATTTTAACTCAGGTAAACCATCGGAACGTGGTAAAGCTCTTGGGGTGTTGTCTAGAAGTCGAAGCTCCCTTGTTGGTTTATGAATACGTTCCTAATGGTACTCTCTTCCAACACCTCCATTCCGGACGTGAAGTGCCTTCTATTTCCTGGGAAAGCCGTTTGAAAATAGCAGTAGAAACTGCCAGTGCGCTTACTTATTTACACTCAGCAGCTTCTATACCGATAATTCATAGAGATGTTAAATCCGCTAACATACTATTAGATGAAAACTACATCGCAAAAGTTGCAGACTTTGGAGCATCAAGATTGATTCCTTTGGACCAAACAGAATTAGCCACGGTAGTACAAGGGACCAGAGGATACATGGATCCAGAGTACTTCAATACAAGCCAACTGACAGAAAAGAGTGATGTCTATAGCTTTGGCGTGGTTCTTCTTGAACTCTTGACAGGAAAACAACCCCTTTTTGAAGAGAGGCCTGGAGAACTAAGAAATCTTGCTGCATACTTTCTTTCTTCAATGGGAGAGCACAGACTGTTCCAATTTCTTGAGGCTCGAGTCGTGAAAGAGGCGACAAAAGAACAAGTTGTTGCTGTGGCCGATCTTGCCAAGAGATGCCTTAACTGGATGGGTGATAGAAGGCCAACAATGAAACAAGTAACATCAGAGCTAGAGAGTTTGAGAGGGGCTGAGAATGGTGCATGGACTTGtcaaccaaatcatgaaacaagaCTAGTCTCACCGACTGAACCAAAAGACCTTTATACGGCTCAACTTCTCCACTCCTCATTTAGTGTTGATTCTGGGCAATATAGTTTGGGTGCAGGTATAACACAGCCTCGATGA